A region of Diospyros lotus cultivar Yz01 chromosome 3, ASM1463336v1, whole genome shotgun sequence DNA encodes the following proteins:
- the LOC127797691 gene encoding F-box protein PP2-A13-like, which translates to MGGGFSSGFTPNLNHIPSKLSPGLADIPESCVALLLSHLDPPQICKLASLNRVFRRASLADFVWESKLPENYPTLVHKLFDQSSQSLAKKDIYARLCRPTRFDGGSKEVWMEKGSGGICIAISWKGMKITGINDRRYWTHIPSDESRFHKIAYLQQIWWLEVEGNIEFEFPKGTYSVFFRLHLGRATRKLGRAVCNLDQVHGWNVKPVRFQFSTSNDQQAVSQYYLSEPGKWVDFHVGDFVAESCNSPLKIKFSMTQIDCTHQKGGLCLDSLLIMPRKEG; encoded by the exons ATGGGGGGTGGCTTCTCTTCTGGTTTCACCCCAAATCTTAACCATATTCCATCGAAGCTTTCGCCTGGCCTTGCAGACATACCCGAGAGCTGCGTGGCTCTGCTTCTGAGCCATCTGGACCCTCCTCAGATCTGCAAACTGGCTAGCCTCAACCGGGTCTTCCGCCGAGCTTCGCTGGCTGACTTCGTTTGGGAATCAAAGTTACCAGAGAACTATCCAACGCTTGTCCATAAGCTGTTTGATCAAAGTTCTCAGTCTTTGGCCAAGAAAGACATCTATGCCAGATTGTGCCGCCCCACTCGCTTTGACGGAGGTTCTAAG GAAGTGTGGATGGAGAAGGGCAGTGGAGGGATTTGCATTGCAATTTCATGGAAGGGAATGAAAATAACTGGCATAAATGATCGGAGATACTGGACTCATATCCCATCTGATGAATCCAG ATTCCACAAAATTGCATACCTGCAACAGATATGGTGGTTGGAAGTAGAAGGTAACATAGAATTCGAATTTCCCAAAGGAACCTATAGCGTTTTCTTCCGGCTGCACCTCGGTAGAGCCACCAGAAAACTTGGCCGGGCGGTCTGCAACCTGGACCAGGTCCATGGCTGGAACGTGAAGCCGGTTCGGTTCCAGTTTTCGACGTCAAACGACCAGCAGGCCGTTTCCCAGTACTATTTAAGCGAGCCAGGGAAATGGGTGGATTTCCATGTCGGAGATTTTGTTGCCGAGAGCTGCAATTCACCATTGAAGATCAAATTCTCAATGACACAGATCGATTGCACGCACCAAAAAGGTGGCCTGTGTTTAGACTCTCTGCTGATAATGCCGCGTAAAGAAGGTTAA